From Streptosporangium album, the proteins below share one genomic window:
- a CDS encoding citrate/2-methylcitrate synthase, translated as MADKPTKGLADVVAASTALSDIDGQAGLLFYRGYDIHDLAGRTTFEETAHLLQRGNLPTGEQLAAYGAQLAGGRELGALAEADIPEIAGKQAPMEALRTLVSLASADDADKDSNSPEANLRKAARLTAQQPLLVARYHAARTGATIPEPDPELSIAANFLLQITGRTPDRHEVEIFDTCLVLHADHTMNASTFAARVCAATLSDMHSAIVAAIGTLKGPLHGGANEQVMRTLESLDPSTVGQAVRDKLAAGEKIMGFGHRVYKTEDPRATHLRKMSQDLADASGDDTYYRMSKEMEEVVFETKGLYPNVDFYAATVYHYLGIPTDLFTPVFSVSRMAGWTAHVIEQHADNRLIRPDSEYVGERDQKWKPLAERG; from the coding sequence ATGGCGGACAAGCCCACCAAAGGCCTCGCCGATGTCGTAGCCGCGTCCACAGCGCTCAGTGACATCGACGGTCAGGCCGGTCTCCTTTTCTATCGTGGCTACGACATCCACGATCTGGCCGGCCGCACCACTTTCGAAGAGACCGCCCATCTGCTGCAGCGCGGCAACCTTCCCACCGGGGAACAGTTGGCCGCCTACGGAGCGCAGCTCGCCGGAGGACGTGAGCTCGGCGCTCTCGCCGAGGCGGACATTCCGGAGATCGCGGGGAAGCAGGCGCCCATGGAGGCGCTGCGCACGCTGGTCTCGCTGGCCAGCGCCGACGACGCGGACAAGGACTCCAACAGCCCTGAGGCCAACCTGCGCAAGGCCGCCCGGCTGACCGCGCAGCAGCCGCTCCTCGTCGCCCGCTACCACGCCGCCAGGACGGGCGCCACGATCCCGGAGCCGGACCCGGAGCTGAGCATCGCGGCCAACTTCCTGCTCCAGATCACCGGCCGTACCCCCGACCGGCACGAGGTGGAGATCTTCGACACCTGCCTGGTGCTCCACGCCGACCACACGATGAACGCCTCGACGTTCGCCGCCCGCGTGTGCGCCGCGACCCTGTCGGACATGCACTCGGCCATCGTGGCGGCCATCGGCACGCTCAAGGGGCCGCTCCACGGCGGCGCCAACGAGCAGGTCATGCGCACCCTGGAGTCGCTCGACCCGTCCACCGTCGGGCAGGCCGTACGCGACAAACTCGCCGCCGGCGAGAAGATCATGGGCTTCGGGCACCGGGTCTACAAGACCGAGGACCCGCGAGCCACCCACCTGCGCAAAATGTCGCAGGACCTCGCGGACGCCTCCGGCGACGACACGTACTACCGGATGTCCAAGGAGATGGAGGAGGTCGTCTTCGAGACGAAGGGCCTCTATCCCAACGTGGACTTCTACGCCGCGACCGTCTATCACTACCTCGGCATCCCGACAGACCTGTTCACTCCGGTCTTCTCGGTCAGTCGCATGGCAGGATGGACCGCACATGTCATCGAGCAGCACGCCGACAACCGCCTGATCCGCCCGGACAGCGAGTACGTCGGTGAGCGCGACCAGAAGTGGAAGCCGCTCGCGGAGCGCGGGTGA
- a CDS encoding FHA domain-containing protein: MEGPFIRIEDTGEVVPLRPEITTIGRGRGVDIRLTDPSVSRLHAEFVRRGPYLYVVDLGLSRNGTRVNGRPIARRVLDDGDVVSFGAARGRIGGVPREDFAPEVELRRAAAPELTRREVDVLTSLCRPALSDEAFVAPATAREIADDLVVTEAAVKQHLLRLYQKFRIPEGTNRRTRLANEVVALGLVRPTPVVPPQRAAGTPEPSAPATTAGRRAS, translated from the coding sequence GTGGAGGGGCCGTTCATACGCATCGAGGACACTGGCGAGGTGGTCCCGTTGCGCCCCGAGATCACGACGATCGGGCGTGGCCGGGGAGTTGACATCCGGCTCACCGATCCAAGTGTTTCCCGGCTGCACGCGGAATTCGTCCGGCGCGGGCCCTACCTGTATGTCGTTGATCTGGGCCTGTCCCGCAACGGCACACGGGTGAACGGCAGGCCGATCGCCCGGAGGGTGCTCGACGACGGCGACGTCGTCTCCTTCGGCGCCGCGCGAGGCAGGATCGGCGGAGTCCCGCGCGAGGACTTCGCCCCCGAGGTCGAGCTCCGGCGGGCGGCGGCTCCGGAGCTGACCCGGCGGGAGGTGGACGTGCTCACGTCGCTGTGCCGCCCGGCACTGTCGGACGAGGCGTTCGTCGCACCCGCCACCGCGCGGGAGATCGCCGACGATCTGGTGGTGACGGAGGCCGCTGTCAAGCAGCACCTGCTCCGCCTCTACCAGAAGTTCAGGATTCCAGAGGGGACCAACCGGCGCACCCGGCTGGCCAACGAGGTCGTCGCCCTGGGTCTGGTCAGGCCCACCCCGGTGGTGCCGCCGCAGCGAGCGGCCGGCACCCCGGAGCCCTCGGCGCCGGCGACCACCGCCGGCCGCCGGGCGTCCTGA
- a CDS encoding NADP-dependent isocitrate dehydrogenase has protein sequence MPKIKVAGPVVELDGDEMTRIIWQFIKDQLILPYLDVDLKYYDLGIEYRDATDDQVTIDAANAIKQYGVGVKCATITPDEARVEEFGLKKMWKSPNGTIRNILGGVIFREPIIMSNVPRLVPGWTKPIVVGRHAFGDQYRATDLRIPGEGKLTLTYTPKDGSEPIELDVYDFPSSGVAMAMYNLDDSIRDFARASMRYGLSRGYPVYLSTKNTILKAYDGRFKDIFAEVFEDEFKADFQAAGITYEHRLIDDMVAAAMKWEGGYVWAAKNYDGDVQSDTVAQGFGSLGLMTSVLMTPDGRTVEAEAAHGTVTRHYREYQKGNPTSTNPIASIFAWTRGLQHRGKLDNTPAVTDFAQKLEQVCIETVEGGQMTKDLAMLVGGDAQWLTTQDFLAALDENLKKKMA, from the coding sequence ATGCCCAAGATCAAGGTAGCGGGTCCGGTCGTCGAGCTTGACGGCGACGAGATGACCCGGATCATCTGGCAGTTCATCAAGGACCAGCTGATCCTTCCCTACCTCGACGTCGACCTGAAGTACTACGACCTCGGGATCGAGTACCGCGACGCCACCGACGACCAGGTCACGATCGACGCCGCCAACGCGATCAAGCAGTACGGCGTCGGCGTCAAGTGCGCCACGATCACCCCGGACGAGGCGCGGGTCGAGGAGTTCGGCCTGAAGAAGATGTGGAAGTCCCCGAACGGGACGATCCGTAACATCCTCGGCGGTGTCATCTTCCGCGAGCCGATCATCATGTCCAACGTGCCGAGGCTCGTCCCCGGCTGGACCAAGCCGATCGTCGTCGGCCGTCACGCGTTCGGCGACCAGTACCGCGCCACCGACCTGAGGATTCCGGGCGAGGGCAAGCTGACCCTCACCTACACGCCGAAGGACGGCTCGGAGCCGATCGAGCTCGACGTCTACGACTTCCCGAGCAGCGGCGTCGCGATGGCGATGTACAACCTGGACGACTCGATCCGTGACTTCGCCCGCGCCTCCATGCGCTACGGCCTGTCCCGGGGGTACCCCGTCTACCTCTCCACGAAGAACACGATCCTGAAGGCCTACGACGGCCGCTTCAAGGACATCTTCGCCGAGGTCTTCGAGGACGAGTTCAAGGCCGACTTCCAGGCCGCCGGGATCACCTACGAGCACCGTCTGATCGACGACATGGTCGCCGCGGCGATGAAGTGGGAGGGTGGCTACGTCTGGGCCGCCAAGAACTACGACGGCGACGTCCAGTCCGACACCGTCGCGCAGGGCTTCGGCTCGCTCGGCCTGATGACCTCGGTCCTGATGACCCCCGACGGCCGGACCGTCGAGGCCGAGGCCGCCCACGGCACCGTGACCCGTCACTACCGTGAGTACCAGAAGGGCAACCCCACCTCCACCAACCCGATCGCCTCGATCTTCGCGTGGACCCGTGGCCTCCAGCACCGCGGCAAGCTCGACAACACCCCCGCGGTGACCGACTTCGCCCAGAAGCTTGAGCAGGTCTGCATCGAGACCGTCGAGGGCGGTCAGATGACCAAGGACCTCGCCATGCTCGTCGGCGGCGACGCCCAGTGGCTGACCACCCAGGACTTCCTGGCCGCCCTGGACGAGAACCTGAAGAAGAAGATGGCCTAG
- a CDS encoding cell division protein PerM: protein MTALLDQLRTVPRNVLSRIPLPGVTGDDDVRRPLPVSGMLAAAWTLGVGLAVLTTLTLVGWIASPKGSLGPGLPGVFRTAAQLWLAAHHAGFAIPGGSVGLLPLGLTVLPALLLYRAGIWMARDADLRLRLPARLPKNSPKDEANARRRAQLVLVAQAGVSLAAPYALLAGGIALVTRNEITQPFLGDVLISHLVLAFLAGSLATARTIGPWRSMLRLLPERLRSVVVASAAALGIMLVAGALLVLGAVVMNFGQVQELSGVLSPGFVGGLLLLLIQGLYLLNAVIWGVAYIAGPGFAVGAGTLVAPTGVQLGTVPSLPILGALPETGPTPAWVMVVIALPFAAGAVAGVLGVRIAPSPSYEGAPLWGFVCGLVTGAAAGVLTALSGGSLGGTKLSAVGPAAWEVMLSVSLEVGVAAGISAGLANWWLIFRGHNTVVAKAAARVGTATEPVRRAGARIAKAAGTVAGKVGFAEPDGPRTLPGHWMDATECETQPIPVIRDDWEDEHASAAAENPPAARHDGPPRPPRRDIVDESDDKGGHVIYVDPYAWDRD from the coding sequence GTGACGGCCCTTCTCGATCAGCTCCGGACGGTTCCCCGTAACGTCCTCAGCCGTATCCCCCTGCCCGGCGTCACGGGTGACGACGACGTCCGGCGGCCGCTCCCCGTCTCCGGGATGCTCGCCGCCGCCTGGACGCTCGGCGTGGGTCTGGCGGTGCTCACCACCCTCACCCTGGTCGGCTGGATCGCCTCCCCCAAGGGGTCGCTCGGCCCGGGACTGCCCGGGGTCTTCCGCACCGCGGCACAGCTCTGGCTGGCGGCCCATCACGCGGGGTTCGCGATCCCGGGTGGCTCGGTCGGGCTGCTCCCGCTCGGGCTGACCGTGCTTCCGGCCTTGCTGCTGTACCGCGCCGGGATCTGGATGGCCAGGGACGCGGACCTGCGGCTGCGCCTCCCCGCCCGGCTGCCCAAGAACAGCCCCAAGGACGAGGCCAACGCCCGGCGCCGGGCCCAGCTCGTGCTGGTCGCCCAGGCGGGCGTCTCGCTGGCCGCGCCGTACGCGCTGCTGGCCGGGGGCATCGCGCTGGTCACCAGGAACGAGATCACCCAGCCGTTCCTCGGCGACGTCCTGATCAGCCACCTGGTGCTGGCCTTCCTGGCGGGCTCGCTGGCCACCGCCCGCACGATCGGGCCGTGGCGGTCGATGCTGCGCCTGCTGCCCGAACGGCTGCGCTCCGTCGTGGTCGCCTCGGCGGCCGCGCTGGGCATCATGCTCGTGGCGGGCGCCCTCCTCGTGCTCGGCGCCGTCGTGATGAACTTCGGGCAGGTCCAGGAGCTCTCCGGCGTCCTGTCGCCGGGTTTCGTCGGCGGCCTGCTGCTCCTGCTCATCCAGGGGCTCTACCTGCTCAACGCGGTCATCTGGGGGGTGGCCTACATCGCCGGTCCGGGCTTCGCGGTCGGCGCCGGCACTCTGGTCGCGCCGACGGGCGTCCAGCTCGGGACCGTGCCGAGCCTGCCGATCCTGGGGGCACTGCCGGAGACGGGCCCCACCCCGGCATGGGTGATGGTGGTGATCGCGCTGCCGTTCGCGGCAGGGGCGGTGGCGGGCGTCCTGGGCGTCAGGATCGCGCCGTCGCCCTCCTACGAGGGGGCGCCGCTGTGGGGGTTCGTCTGCGGGCTGGTGACCGGTGCGGCGGCCGGAGTGCTGACCGCGCTGTCCGGTGGCTCGCTGGGGGGGACGAAGCTCTCCGCGGTCGGCCCGGCGGCCTGGGAGGTCATGCTCTCGGTGTCGCTGGAGGTGGGTGTCGCCGCGGGCATCTCGGCGGGACTGGCCAACTGGTGGCTGATCTTCCGGGGGCACAACACGGTCGTGGCCAAGGCCGCCGCCAGGGTCGGCACGGCCACCGAGCCGGTCCGCAGGGCAGGGGCCAGGATCGCCAAGGCGGCGGGGACGGTGGCCGGCAAGGTCGGATTCGCCGAGCCCGACGGGCCCCGCACGCTCCCGGGCCACTGGATGGACGCCACGGAGTGCGAGACCCAGCCGATCCCGGTCATCAGGGACGACTGGGAGGACGAGCACGCCTCGGCGGCGGCGGAGAACCCGCCCGCGGCCCGCCACGACGGACCGCCGCGCCCGCCCCGGCGCGACATCGTCGACGAGTCCGACGACAAGGGCGGCCACGTGATCTACGTGGATCCCTACGCCTGGGACCGCGACTAG
- the sucC gene encoding ADP-forming succinate--CoA ligase subunit beta, producing MDLFEHQAKELFAEYGIPVPRGIVAHTVEEARAAAEQLTGRVVVKAQVKTGGRGKAGGVKVADDAADAEQKATQILGMDIKGHTVHKVLIEEASAIAEEYYFSFLLDRANRTFLAICSAAGGMDIEEVAHSAPEKVAKIPVSPLDGVDRAKAREIAQAGGLPEVALDGAAELIEKLWCAFVDEDASLVEVNPMILSADGQVKALDGKVTLDDNATFRQADHAVFEDKDAEDPLEAAAKEKHLNYVKLDGNVGIIGNGAGLVMSTLDVVAYAGEAFPGQPKPANFLDIGGGASAEVMAAGLEIIISDPSVKSIFVNVFGGITACDAVANGIVSAFQLLESRGEAVSRPLVVRLDGNNAELGRRILADAKLSGVELVDTMDDAAKRAAELAAVGA from the coding sequence GTGGACCTGTTCGAACATCAGGCGAAGGAGCTCTTCGCGGAGTACGGCATCCCGGTGCCGCGTGGCATTGTCGCGCACACCGTGGAGGAGGCACGCGCGGCAGCCGAGCAGCTGACCGGCCGTGTCGTCGTCAAGGCACAGGTCAAGACCGGTGGCCGGGGCAAGGCCGGCGGCGTGAAGGTCGCCGACGACGCCGCCGACGCCGAGCAGAAGGCCACCCAGATCCTTGGCATGGACATCAAGGGCCACACGGTCCACAAGGTTCTGATCGAGGAGGCCAGCGCGATCGCGGAGGAGTACTACTTCTCCTTCCTGCTCGACCGTGCGAACCGCACCTTCCTCGCCATCTGCTCCGCCGCGGGCGGCATGGACATCGAAGAGGTCGCACACAGCGCCCCGGAGAAGGTCGCCAAGATCCCGGTCTCCCCCCTGGACGGGGTCGACCGCGCCAAGGCCCGCGAGATCGCCCAGGCGGGCGGTCTGCCGGAGGTCGCGCTCGACGGCGCCGCCGAGCTCATCGAGAAGCTCTGGTGCGCCTTCGTCGACGAGGACGCCTCCCTGGTCGAGGTCAACCCGATGATCCTGTCCGCCGACGGCCAGGTCAAGGCCCTCGACGGCAAGGTCACCCTCGACGACAACGCGACCTTCCGCCAGGCCGACCACGCGGTCTTCGAGGACAAGGACGCGGAGGACCCTCTGGAGGCCGCGGCCAAGGAGAAGCACCTCAACTACGTCAAGCTCGACGGCAACGTGGGAATCATCGGCAACGGCGCGGGTCTGGTCATGTCGACCCTCGACGTGGTCGCCTACGCCGGCGAGGCGTTCCCGGGGCAGCCCAAGCCCGCCAACTTCCTCGACATCGGCGGCGGTGCCTCGGCAGAGGTCATGGCGGCCGGTCTGGAGATCATCATCTCCGACCCGTCCGTGAAGTCGATCTTCGTGAACGTCTTCGGCGGCATCACCGCCTGTGACGCGGTCGCCAACGGCATCGTCTCCGCCTTCCAGCTGCTGGAGAGTCGCGGCGAGGCCGTCAGCCGCCCGCTCGTCGTCCGGCTGGACGGCAACAACGCCGAACTCGGGCGGCGGATTCTCGCCGACGCCAAGCTTTCCGGCGTCGAACTGGTGGACACGATGGACGATGCGGCCAAGCGGGCCGCCGAACTCGCCGCGGTAGGTGCGTAA
- the purH gene encoding bifunctional phosphoribosylaminoimidazolecarboxamide formyltransferase/IMP cyclohydrolase, whose product MTRIAIRRALIAVYDKSGLEELARGLDAAGVEIVSTGGTAAKIASFGVPVTPVEALTGFPECLDGRVKTLHPRVHAGLLADSGNPTHVKQLEELEIDPFELVVVNLYPFQETVASGASDRDCVEQIDIGGPAMIRAAAKNHGTAAIVVDPGAYGDVLAAVAEGGFTVAERRRLAAAAYAHTAAYDTAVASWFASGYAAEEGAWPHYMGAAWTLRSPLRYGENPHQGAALYSGQRDGLANAEQLHGKEMSYNNYLDADAAWRAAWDFAEPAVAIIKHQNPCGIAVGADVAEAHRKANACDPVSAYGGVIAVNGEVTEAMARQVAEVFTEVVVAPAFSAEALAVLTRKKNIRLLACPKGPDNPAEFRRIDGGLLVQTTDRVNAPGDDPSAWELKAGPAVSAEVLADLAFAWKACRSVKSNAILLAADGASVGVGMGQVNRVDSAQLAVSRAGDRARGSVAASDAFFPFADGPTVLIDAGVKAIVEPGGSIRDEEVIAAAEAAGVTLYFTGARHFFH is encoded by the coding sequence GTGACCCGCATCGCCATCCGGCGCGCGTTGATCGCGGTGTATGACAAGAGCGGGCTGGAGGAGCTGGCCCGCGGGCTCGACGCCGCGGGCGTGGAGATCGTCTCCACCGGCGGCACCGCCGCGAAGATCGCTTCGTTCGGTGTCCCCGTCACTCCCGTCGAGGCGCTGACCGGGTTCCCCGAGTGTCTCGACGGCCGCGTCAAGACCCTGCACCCGCGCGTGCACGCCGGCCTGCTGGCCGACAGCGGCAATCCCACCCACGTCAAGCAGCTCGAAGAGCTGGAGATCGACCCCTTCGAGCTGGTGGTGGTCAACCTCTACCCGTTCCAGGAGACCGTGGCCTCGGGCGCCTCCGACCGCGACTGCGTGGAGCAGATCGACATCGGCGGCCCCGCGATGATCCGGGCCGCGGCCAAGAACCACGGCACGGCCGCGATCGTGGTCGACCCCGGCGCCTACGGGGACGTGCTCGCGGCGGTGGCCGAGGGCGGCTTCACCGTCGCCGAGCGGCGACGGCTCGCCGCGGCCGCGTACGCCCACACCGCCGCCTACGACACGGCGGTGGCCTCCTGGTTCGCGAGCGGCTACGCCGCCGAGGAAGGGGCCTGGCCGCACTACATGGGTGCCGCGTGGACGCTCAGGTCGCCGCTGCGCTACGGCGAGAACCCGCACCAGGGGGCGGCGCTCTACTCCGGCCAGCGGGACGGGCTGGCCAATGCCGAGCAGTTGCACGGCAAGGAGATGTCCTACAACAACTACCTCGACGCCGACGCCGCCTGGCGGGCCGCCTGGGACTTCGCCGAGCCCGCCGTGGCGATCATCAAGCACCAGAACCCGTGCGGCATCGCGGTCGGCGCCGACGTCGCCGAGGCGCACCGCAAGGCCAACGCCTGTGACCCGGTCTCCGCCTACGGCGGTGTGATCGCGGTCAACGGCGAGGTCACCGAGGCGATGGCCCGGCAGGTCGCCGAGGTGTTCACCGAGGTCGTGGTGGCTCCGGCCTTCAGCGCCGAGGCCCTGGCCGTGCTCACCCGGAAGAAGAACATCCGGCTGCTGGCCTGTCCGAAGGGGCCGGACAACCCGGCGGAGTTCCGCCGGATCGACGGCGGCCTGCTGGTGCAGACCACCGACCGGGTCAACGCCCCCGGCGACGACCCGTCCGCCTGGGAGCTCAAGGCCGGCCCCGCGGTCTCCGCCGAGGTCCTCGCCGACCTGGCCTTCGCCTGGAAGGCCTGCCGCTCGGTGAAGTCCAACGCGATCCTGCTCGCCGCGGACGGCGCGAGCGTCGGCGTCGGCATGGGCCAGGTCAACCGGGTCGACTCGGCGCAGCTCGCGGTCTCCCGTGCCGGTGACCGCGCCCGGGGCTCCGTGGCGGCCTCCGACGCGTTCTTCCCGTTCGCAGACGGTCCCACGGTGCTCATCGACGCGGGTGTGAAGGCCATCGTGGAGCCCGGCGGCTCCATCAGGGACGAGGAGGTGATCGCCGCGGCCGAAGCCGCCGGGGTCACCCTCTACTTCACCGGCGCCCGCCACTTCTTCCACTGA
- the purN gene encoding phosphoribosylglycinamide formyltransferase: protein MSSQAARLVVLVSGSGTNLQALLDAVADESYGARIVAVGADRDGIEGLARAEGAGVPTFVERLADHPERAAWDRAVAARIAEHRPDLVVCAGFMKILGEPTLATFPVLNTHPALLPSFPGAHGVRDALAHGVRITGCTVMLADAGVDTGPIIAQEAVPVLDGDDEAALHERIKTVERSLLVETVGRMAREGWTVTGRTFRFGRPGR, encoded by the coding sequence GTGTCATCCCAGGCCGCTCGGCTTGTGGTCCTCGTGTCCGGTTCTGGAACCAACCTACAGGCCCTTTTGGACGCTGTGGCAGATGAGTCTTACGGTGCCCGCATCGTGGCTGTGGGCGCCGACCGCGACGGCATCGAGGGGCTGGCCCGCGCGGAAGGCGCCGGCGTCCCCACCTTCGTCGAGAGGCTGGCCGACCATCCGGAACGGGCCGCCTGGGACCGGGCCGTCGCCGCGCGGATCGCCGAACACCGTCCGGACCTGGTCGTCTGCGCGGGATTCATGAAGATCCTCGGTGAGCCGACGCTGGCCACCTTCCCCGTCCTCAACACCCATCCCGCGCTGTTGCCCTCCTTCCCGGGCGCGCACGGGGTCCGTGACGCGCTCGCGCACGGCGTGCGGATCACCGGCTGCACCGTGATGCTCGCCGACGCGGGAGTCGACACCGGCCCGATCATCGCCCAGGAGGCCGTGCCCGTGCTGGACGGCGACGACGAGGCGGCCCTGCACGAGCGCATCAAGACCGTCGAGCGGAGCCTGCTCGTCGAGACCGTCGGCAGGATGGCCCGTGAGGGCTGGACCGTGACCGGCAGGACCTTTCGTTTCGGACGACCCGGCAGATGA
- a CDS encoding cobalamin B12-binding domain-containing protein, with the protein MDAVSRIRVVIAKPGLDGHDRGVKIVARALRDAGMEVVYTGLHQTPEQIVRTAIQEDAAAIGLSILSGAHMTLFAKVIELLKENDAADIVVFGGGIIPDADMPELRQMGVAQIFTPGATTQEIVEWVRGAVPARV; encoded by the coding sequence ATGGATGCCGTGTCGAGGATCCGCGTCGTCATCGCCAAGCCCGGGCTCGACGGGCACGACCGTGGCGTGAAGATCGTGGCGCGGGCGCTGCGGGACGCCGGGATGGAGGTCGTCTACACCGGCCTGCACCAGACACCCGAGCAGATCGTCCGCACCGCCATCCAGGAGGACGCGGCGGCGATCGGGCTGTCCATCCTCTCCGGGGCGCACATGACGCTCTTCGCGAAGGTCATCGAGCTCCTGAAGGAGAACGACGCCGCCGACATCGTGGTGTTCGGCGGCGGGATCATCCCGGACGCCGACATGCCCGAGCTCCGGCAGATGGGCGTGGCCCAGATCTTCACGCCGGGCGCCACCACCCAGGAGATCGTCGAGTGGGTGCGCGGTGCCGTTCCCGCCCGCGTTTGA
- the sucD gene encoding succinate--CoA ligase subunit alpha produces MAIWLTEKSKIIVQGMTGGEGTKHTRRMLASGARVVGGVNARKAGTTHEGLPVFGTVVEAVKETGADVSVVFVPPAFTKDAVKEAIDAEIPLCVVITEGVPIHDTTEFWAYAVAKGNKTRIVGPNCPGIASPGASNAGIIPADITTAGRIGLVSKSGTLTYQLMYELRDFGFSTAVGIGGDPVIGTTHIDALQAFQDDPATDAIVMIGEIGGDAEERAAAYIEQHVTKPVVAYVAGFTAPEGKTMGHAGAIVSGSAGTAQAKKEALEKVGVRVGKTPSETARLMREVMQAR; encoded by the coding sequence ATGGCTATCTGGCTCACCGAGAAAAGCAAGATCATTGTTCAGGGCATGACCGGTGGTGAGGGCACCAAGCACACCCGCCGCATGCTCGCCTCCGGCGCCCGCGTCGTCGGCGGCGTCAACGCCCGCAAGGCCGGCACCACCCACGAGGGCCTGCCCGTCTTCGGCACCGTCGTCGAGGCCGTCAAGGAGACCGGTGCCGACGTGTCGGTCGTCTTCGTGCCCCCGGCGTTCACCAAGGACGCCGTCAAGGAGGCCATCGACGCCGAGATCCCGCTCTGCGTGGTGATCACCGAGGGTGTCCCGATCCACGACACCACCGAGTTCTGGGCCTACGCGGTCGCCAAGGGCAACAAGACCCGCATCGTCGGGCCGAACTGCCCCGGCATCGCCTCGCCCGGTGCCTCCAACGCCGGCATCATCCCCGCCGACATCACCACCGCAGGCCGTATCGGCCTGGTGTCGAAGTCCGGGACGCTGACCTACCAGCTCATGTACGAGCTGCGGGACTTCGGCTTCTCCACCGCCGTCGGCATCGGCGGTGACCCCGTCATCGGCACCACGCACATCGACGCCCTCCAGGCGTTCCAGGACGACCCGGCCACCGACGCGATCGTGATGATCGGTGAGATCGGCGGCGACGCCGAGGAGCGCGCCGCCGCCTACATCGAGCAGCACGTGACCAAGCCGGTCGTCGCCTACGTCGCGGGCTTCACCGCCCCCGAGGGCAAGACCATGGGTCACGCGGGCGCGATCGTGTCCGGCTCGGCCGGCACCGCCCAGGCGAAGAAGGAGGCTCTGGAGAAGGTCGGCGTCCGCGTCGGCAAGACCCCGAGCGAGACCGCCCGCCTGATGCGCGAGGTCATGCAGGCCCGCTAG
- a CDS encoding bifunctional methylenetetrahydrofolate dehydrogenase/methenyltetrahydrofolate cyclohydrolase produces the protein MSAQTLDGKATAAKIKADLAARVAVLKGRGITPGLGTVLVGDDPGSQIYVAGKHRDCAEVGIASIRRDLPATATQAEVEAVIDELNAAEECTGYIVQLPLPRHLDTMALIERMDPAKDADGLHPVNLGRLVHMVDAPLPCTPHGIVLLLQEYGVPIKGAEVVVVGRGITVGRSLGLLLTRRSENATVTLCHTGTEDLAAHTRRADVIVAAAGVPHLITADMVKPGAAVLDVGVSRVEGKIAGDVAPGVKDVAGFLTPNPGGVGPMTRALLLTNVVEAAEKVA, from the coding sequence GTGAGCGCCCAGACTCTGGACGGCAAGGCCACCGCGGCGAAGATCAAGGCAGACCTCGCGGCACGGGTCGCCGTGCTGAAAGGGCGGGGCATCACCCCCGGGCTCGGCACCGTCCTGGTCGGTGACGACCCGGGCAGCCAGATCTACGTGGCGGGCAAACACCGCGACTGCGCCGAGGTCGGCATCGCCTCCATCCGCAGGGATCTGCCGGCGACCGCCACCCAGGCCGAGGTCGAGGCGGTCATCGACGAGCTCAACGCGGCCGAGGAGTGCACCGGCTACATCGTCCAGCTCCCGCTGCCCCGCCACCTCGACACCATGGCGCTGATCGAGCGGATGGACCCGGCGAAGGACGCCGACGGCCTGCACCCGGTCAACCTGGGCCGTCTGGTCCACATGGTCGACGCGCCGCTGCCCTGCACCCCGCACGGCATCGTCCTGCTCCTGCAGGAGTACGGCGTGCCGATCAAGGGGGCCGAGGTCGTCGTGGTCGGCCGGGGCATCACCGTGGGCCGCTCACTCGGCCTGCTGCTGACCCGCCGCTCGGAGAACGCCACCGTCACCCTCTGCCACACCGGGACCGAGGACCTGGCGGCCCACACCCGTCGCGCCGACGTCATCGTCGCCGCGGCGGGCGTGCCTCACCTGATCACGGCCGACATGGTCAAGCCCGGAGCCGCCGTGCTCGACGTCGGGGTCTCCCGGGTCGAGGGCAAGATCGCCGGTGATGTCGCCCCCGGCGTCAAGGACGTCGCGGGGTTCCTCACCCCCAACCCCGGTGGCGTGGGCCCGATGACCAGGGCCCTGCTGCTGACCAACGTGGTCGAGGCCGCCGAGAAGGTCGCCTAG
- a CDS encoding DUF3017 domain-containing protein yields MTRERWGPYPLVLVGAVLAVTFGVLLDPEWGGFSLGAVMALGAVFRLAGGGLLAVRAKATDTLTLGAFGVALMAGSLVLEYPELMPL; encoded by the coding sequence ATGACTCGAGAGCGCTGGGGACCGTATCCGCTGGTTCTGGTGGGCGCGGTCCTCGCGGTGACCTTCGGTGTCCTGCTCGACCCCGAGTGGGGAGGATTCTCCCTCGGCGCGGTCATGGCGCTGGGCGCCGTGTTCCGGCTGGCCGGAGGCGGGCTGCTCGCCGTACGCGCCAAGGCGACCGACACCCTCACACTGGGCGCCTTCGGCGTCGCGCTGATGGCCGGATCGCTGGTGCTGGAGTATCCGGAGCTCATGCCGCTGTAA